One part of the Vitis riparia cultivar Riparia Gloire de Montpellier isolate 1030 chromosome 15, EGFV_Vit.rip_1.0, whole genome shotgun sequence genome encodes these proteins:
- the LOC117932486 gene encoding NAC domain-containing protein 43, whose translation MPESMSISVNGQSQVPPGFRFHPTEEELLNYYLRKKVLYEKIDLDVIRDVDLNKLEPWDIQEKCRIGSTPQNDWYFFSHKDKKYPTGTRTNRATAAGFWKATGRDKVIYSSFKRIGMRKTLVFYKGRAPHGQKSDWIMHEYRLDDNTNDTQVSNAVAEAQEEGWVVCRIFKKKNHHKTVESGSPMSSSSITAETRTQLLNSSDEGALEQIFQHMGRTCKEDNNEANNSRRFLRSIDTVINNGSTLHDRFMKLPTLESPNSTSSQNCYQPIHVQMIPENEAAPITPHPVYHLDTGLNDDWAALDRLVASHLNGQTDTSKQLACFNDPSMPFSSPTDHNDHDSQLLQPRSSSSTTRSYHPTQDYNTEIDLWSFTRSCLQSSDPLCHISNTPS comes from the exons ATGCCAGAAAGTATGAGTATATCTGTGAATGGGCAGTCTCAGGTCCCTCCTGGCTTCCGATTTCATCCCACTGAAGAGGAGCTCTTGAACTACTACTTGAGGAAGAAGGTTTTGTATGAGAAGATCGACTTGGACGTAATTCGTGATGTTGATCTGAATAAGCTTGAGCCATGGGACATTCAAG AGAAGTGTAGAATAGGATCCACCCCTCAAAACGATTGGTACTTCTTCAGCCACAAGGACAAGAAATATCCCACGGGAACCAGGACTAATCGCGCCACTGCAGCTGGGTTTTGGAAGGCCACAGGCCGTGATAAGGTGATATACAGCAGCTTCAAACGGATTGGAATGAGGAAGACTCTGGTGTTCTATAAAGGCCGAGCCCCACATGGCCAAAAATCTGACTGGATCATGCATGAGTACAGACTTGATGATAACACCAATGATACCCAG GTCTCTAATGCTGTGGCAGAAGCACAGGAAGAGGGGTGGGTGGTTTGTCGTATCTTCAAGAAGAAAAACCATCACAAAACCGTAGAAAGCGGTAGCCCTATGAGTTCATCATCCATCACTGCAGAGACAAGGACCCAGTTGCTGAATTCAAGTGATGAGGGAGCTCTGGAGCAGATATTTCAGCATATGGGGAGGACATGCAAGGAGGATAACAATGAAGCAAACAACAGCAGAAGATTTCTGAGGTCCATTGACACAGTCATCAACAATGGCAGTACCCTCCATGACAGATTCATGAAGCTTCCAACACTAGAGAGCCCAAACTCCACAAGTAGCCAAAACTGTTACCAGCCCATCCATGTCCAGATGATCCCAGAGAATGAAGCAGCTCCCATCACCCCCCACCCAGTCTACCACTTGGACACGGGCCTGAATGATGACTGGGCAGCCCTTGATAGGCTTGTGGCTTCTCACCTGAATGGTCAAACAGACACCTCCAAGCAACTAGCCTGCTTCAATGACCCCTCCATGCCTTTCTCTTCACCCACTGATCATAATGATCATGACTCCCAGCTGCTGCAGCCACGCTCCTCATCATCAACCACCAGGTCTTACCACCCCACTCAGGACTACAACACTGAAATCGACCTGTGGAGCTTTACCAGATCATGTCTGCAATCATCTGACCCGCTATGCCACATCTCCAACACTCCATCATAG